A section of the Ignavibacteriales bacterium genome encodes:
- a CDS encoding restriction endonuclease, protein MTKIKNANSLVTSHEATRAGFISLALEKNRKSTPFVEEARALKEAVSEIKSPKGLLKVKEIYPALLTASGLSDKSLNYLRDEDKQKSIENLIENFLKPAGEKFKEELIYRFLLIKGDTVGGSMRNFAGFLGQVKFIRSLLASINMYGITYSWLDSDSKSWIDKIEGEVEFEDRIKALYWQNKDKSRTLLLNVNLPIIGKNVDLILLDGDHRKEREIESYEKYIALGELKGGIDPAGADEHWKTANSALNRIREAFKTKELNPNTFFVGAAIQSSMAEEIFEQLKGGKLTNAANLTLEGQLYSLCNWIVSL, encoded by the coding sequence ATGACTAAAATTAAAAATGCAAACTCACTAGTAACATCTCATGAAGCTACAAGGGCTGGATTTATTAGCTTGGCACTTGAAAAGAATAGAAAATCAACACCATTTGTTGAAGAAGCAAGAGCTTTAAAAGAAGCTGTTTCGGAGATAAAAAGTCCAAAGGGTTTACTTAAGGTTAAGGAAATTTACCCTGCACTTTTAACAGCTTCAGGGTTATCTGATAAATCACTTAACTATCTTAGAGACGAAGATAAGCAAAAATCAATTGAAAATTTAATTGAGAATTTCCTCAAGCCTGCCGGAGAGAAATTTAAGGAGGAGCTCATTTATAGATTTTTACTAATTAAGGGTGATACAGTCGGTGGCTCAATGAGAAATTTTGCAGGTTTTTTAGGACAAGTCAAATTTATCCGATCTTTGCTTGCCTCAATTAATATGTATGGAATTACTTATTCTTGGCTTGATTCAGATTCTAAATCGTGGATTGATAAGATAGAAGGGGAAGTTGAATTTGAAGATCGAATTAAGGCACTCTATTGGCAGAATAAGGATAAATCGAGGACTTTATTATTAAATGTAAATCTTCCCATAATTGGAAAAAACGTGGATTTGATTTTACTTGATGGAGATCATAGAAAAGAGCGAGAGATAGAGAGTTATGAAAAGTACATTGCTTTAGGAGAACTGAAAGGTGGGATTGATCCTGCAGGTGCAGATGAGCATTGGAAAACTGCAAATAGTGCATTAAACAGGATTAGAGAAGCATTTAAAACTAAAGAACTTAATCCAAATACATTCTTTGTTGGGGCTGCGATACAGAGTAGCATGGCTGAGGAAATTTTTGAACAACTTAAGGGTGGTAAGTTAACTAATGCCGCAAATTTAACGCTTGAAGGTCAACTTTACTCGTTGTGTAATTGGATAGTTTCTTTGTAG
- a CDS encoding LysM peptidoglycan-binding domain-containing protein, with translation MSSYANLPSKAVFRNFLPLLLLILLSFALYSCSGGDDESLIQRAKDSTTLYVHLDESFKLYKSALEYNDSENDPMASSKFEESLKRLKAINDDILEAPGYYTWRKDYNELATSIVEDYLSTQHNIKSGSLVFQFAQRLSIKYDKKEIKEVTGDTHLEALPDGSGLELVRNSVVDEFIEFWTNTERGRNFIDKTVFRSGKYFPIMRKILRYYNAPEELIYLSVQESGLNPTIISRAGAVGLWQFMPSTGMAYGLYQDGYRDDRRDFEKSTDAAARHLLDLYRTYDDWYLAFAAYNAGPGRVNSAIRKGGSHDFWSIRGYLPGETKNYVPYILALSYVFRNLDEFGFNTPEYGDPISFERVNIKANISLQRIADMCGTDIETIRELNPELLNDETPLYDASYQLRIPLGSYDTFAENYRNAGDFEKNGYDTPEFAGNEVFGTVETIVGYTYKVQGYSPGDPNNLINTVGKNKIVHTFKQKEQLNTVAINYSVRPTDIRIWNNITYGKFPSKDQQLTIYVFDKNQIPPEGNNDSGSEENLTDNTTMKTETENSQTNTNENREFFGQKVNNKNGTSNKKNNTTTKNNTANNNTTKNNTTTKTDNKTNTKTPDFTTNTPVNTPVNTDTKTKKETTTKNKSAKQTYTVKEGDYLGTIADAYGVSVQDIMDWNGLQSDMIMVDQKLSIYSDTKVKNVGNKKNETVTHKVEEGENLTLIAQEYGTTVQNIKDLNGLDDDVIMVGQLLTISGNKTLSNKNTKQTYTVKSGDMLSRIASDNGLTTQQLMQWNGLKDDKILVGQVLKLYNDNKTSTTNKKTNNTAPKKQRKRKNS, from the coding sequence ATGTCAAGTTACGCAAATTTACCTTCCAAAGCTGTTTTTCGAAATTTTCTCCCGCTTTTATTATTAATTTTATTATCATTCGCGCTTTACAGCTGTTCGGGTGGTGACGATGAATCATTGATCCAGAGAGCAAAGGATTCTACAACACTCTACGTGCACCTGGACGAGTCCTTTAAACTGTACAAATCCGCGCTGGAATATAATGACTCTGAAAACGACCCTATGGCATCCTCAAAATTCGAGGAATCACTTAAGAGGCTAAAAGCTATCAATGATGACATTCTCGAAGCGCCGGGATACTATACATGGAGAAAAGATTATAATGAACTTGCCACAAGCATCGTGGAAGATTATCTTTCGACACAGCACAATATAAAATCGGGAAGTCTTGTATTTCAGTTTGCGCAAAGGCTCTCTATTAAATACGATAAAAAGGAAATTAAAGAAGTTACCGGCGATACTCACCTTGAAGCACTGCCGGACGGAAGCGGGTTGGAACTCGTTCGTAATTCTGTTGTAGATGAGTTCATTGAGTTCTGGACTAATACCGAAAGAGGAAGAAACTTCATCGACAAGACTGTATTCAGATCGGGCAAGTACTTCCCTATCATGAGAAAAATACTCCGCTATTATAATGCTCCCGAAGAATTGATATACCTGTCCGTACAGGAATCGGGATTGAACCCGACCATAATTTCCCGTGCAGGCGCGGTAGGACTATGGCAGTTCATGCCCTCCACGGGAATGGCTTACGGACTTTACCAGGATGGGTACCGTGACGACAGAAGGGATTTTGAAAAATCGACGGACGCGGCGGCAAGACACCTGCTAGACCTCTATAGGACTTACGATGACTGGTATCTTGCATTCGCGGCATATAATGCCGGACCCGGACGCGTAAATAGCGCGATAAGAAAAGGAGGTTCGCACGATTTCTGGTCTATAAGAGGTTATCTCCCCGGAGAAACTAAGAACTATGTACCCTATATATTAGCCCTCTCATATGTATTCAGAAACCTCGATGAGTTTGGCTTTAATACTCCTGAATATGGAGACCCGATCTCATTCGAAAGAGTGAACATCAAAGCAAATATCTCTCTGCAGAGAATTGCAGACATGTGTGGAACGGACATCGAGACTATCAGAGAATTAAACCCTGAATTGCTAAATGATGAAACACCACTATATGATGCAAGCTACCAGCTCAGAATACCGCTTGGAAGCTATGATACTTTCGCGGAGAATTATAGAAACGCCGGCGACTTCGAAAAGAACGGTTACGATACGCCGGAGTTCGCAGGCAACGAAGTATTTGGAACAGTTGAAACGATTGTAGGTTACACTTACAAAGTTCAGGGATATTCGCCCGGCGATCCAAACAACCTCATAAATACCGTTGGCAAAAATAAGATCGTGCATACGTTCAAACAAAAAGAGCAATTAAATACGGTAGCGATAAATTATTCCGTGCGTCCGACCGACATTCGTATATGGAATAATATAACTTACGGAAAATTCCCGTCGAAAGATCAACAGTTGACTATTTATGTTTTTGACAAAAACCAGATTCCACCTGAGGGTAATAACGATTCCGGAAGCGAAGAGAATCTGACTGATAATACTACGATGAAAACGGAAACAGAAAATTCACAAACCAATACAAATGAGAATAGAGAGTTCTTCGGGCAAAAGGTAAACAATAAGAACGGAACTTCTAACAAGAAGAATAACACTACGACCAAAAATAATACTGCGAATAATAATACTACTAAGAACAACACTACAACCAAGACTGATAATAAAACTAATACGAAGACTCCGGACTTTACGACCAACACCCCCGTTAATACTCCCGTAAATACCGACACCAAAACAAAGAAAGAAACGACCACAAAGAATAAATCGGCGAAACAGACTTATACAGTGAAAGAAGGTGATTACCTCGGAACTATAGCTGATGCATACGGTGTCTCCGTACAGGATATTATGGATTGGAATGGCCTACAATCGGATATGATAATGGTAGATCAGAAACTTTCCATATACTCCGATACAAAGGTCAAAAATGTCGGTAATAAGAAAAACGAGACCGTTACGCATAAGGTGGAAGAAGGCGAAAACCTGACGCTTATAGCTCAGGAATATGGAACTACCGTACAGAATATAAAAGACTTGAATGGTCTTGATGACGACGTCATAATGGTGGGGCAGCTATTGACCATTTCGGGCAATAAAACCCTAAGTAATAAGAATACTAAACAGACTTACACCGTGAAAAGCGGTGATATGCTCTCCAGGATCGCATCTGATAATGGACTCACCACTCAGCAGTTAATGCAGTGGAACGGGTTAAAAGATGATAAGATACTTGTCGGGCAGGTGCTGAAGCTGTACAATGATAACAAAACCTCTACAACAAACAAGAAAACCAACAATACTGCGCCGAAGAAACAGCGCAAAAGGAAGAATTCTTAG
- a CDS encoding nucleotidyltransferase substrate binding protein: protein MSNGDQDIRWKQRFSNYKDALQQLQDAVDLYNDRELTNLEKQGLIQSFEFTYELGWKTLQDYLREVGGYTGISGPNSVIEQAFQDGYIDGGAWAAMNESRKLTSHTYNEGIAEEVLELIVTDHIISLQELEDFLSKEDEEND from the coding sequence ATGAGTAATGGAGATCAGGACATACGCTGGAAACAGCGGTTTTCAAACTATAAAGATGCGTTGCAGCAATTACAGGATGCTGTCGATCTGTATAATGATAGAGAACTAACTAATCTCGAAAAACAGGGACTGATCCAGAGTTTCGAATTTACCTATGAATTAGGCTGGAAGACGTTACAGGATTATTTAAGAGAAGTAGGCGGCTATACTGGGATATCCGGACCGAATAGTGTAATTGAACAGGCATTTCAGGATGGTTATATCGACGGAGGAGCATGGGCTGCAATGAATGAAAGCAGAAAACTCACTAGCCATACTTACAATGAGGGAATAGCGGAGGAAGTTTTGGAACTTATTGTAACCGACCACATTATATCCCTGCAGGAGTTAGAAGATTTTCTTTCCAAAGAAGATGAAGAAAATGACTGA
- a CDS encoding site-specific DNA-methyltransferase: MDTVKNNRDLLEIKYKDKITVHPKINRKIVSYQENKKDLVYSWFNYKEGFSESLISILVKDSNLNDINKILDPFAGSGTTLFASQNLGIESIGIELLPIGKFIFEIRDIANNFNEFNELEDVIAHFENLDYDEIRIDSKYSFKHLKITENAFSKTNEEKLNKSLTYIENSDFSCEIKKILKFTVFSILEEISFTSKDGQCLRWDSRSGKGKSDKQKNYIGEFHFTFINKLKKIKDDLEVYRYKFPFNGNSTPEYIEGTSFEELPSISEGSVDLIITSPPYLNRYDYTRTYALELAFLGITEDEIRKLRQEILSSNVENRSKKEYIKDLYSNDLSQCEKIISIVENIDALKEVISILNEYKDQKKLNNNGIIRMIEFYFWEHAFIIYEMYRVLKKGGVIYYVNDNVRYAGEVIPVDLILSEIASQIGFEVMNIYTLKSRKGNSSQQMGMYGKETLRKCIYKWKK, from the coding sequence ATGGATACCGTTAAAAATAATAGAGATCTTCTTGAGATTAAATATAAAGATAAGATCACAGTTCATCCGAAGATCAACCGGAAGATTGTAAGTTACCAAGAAAACAAAAAGGACTTAGTTTATAGTTGGTTCAATTATAAAGAGGGATTCTCTGAGAGTCTGATTAGTATTCTAGTTAAGGATTCAAACCTAAATGACATAAATAAAATATTAGACCCTTTTGCGGGCTCGGGAACAACTTTATTTGCATCTCAGAATTTAGGGATTGAATCAATTGGAATTGAATTATTGCCGATTGGAAAATTTATTTTTGAAATACGTGACATAGCTAACAATTTTAATGAGTTTAATGAATTAGAGGATGTAATTGCACACTTTGAAAATTTGGACTATGATGAAATTAGAATTGACAGTAAATATTCATTTAAGCATTTGAAAATAACTGAAAATGCCTTTAGCAAAACAAATGAGGAAAAATTAAATAAGAGTTTAACATATATTGAAAATTCTGATTTTAGTTGTGAGATTAAAAAGATTTTAAAATTTACGGTCTTTTCTATTTTAGAAGAGATAAGTTTTACCAGTAAAGATGGTCAATGTTTACGTTGGGATAGCAGGTCCGGGAAAGGTAAATCGGATAAACAAAAGAATTATATTGGCGAATTTCACTTTACATTTATCAACAAACTGAAAAAAATTAAAGATGATTTAGAAGTTTATAGGTATAAATTTCCTTTCAACGGTAACTCAACTCCGGAATATATTGAAGGTACTTCCTTTGAAGAATTACCTTCAATATCTGAAGGCTCAGTTGACTTAATTATAACATCACCTCCATATTTAAACCGTTACGACTATACACGAACCTATGCATTAGAATTAGCATTTTTGGGTATAACTGAAGATGAGATAAGAAAACTTAGGCAGGAAATATTATCAAGTAATGTAGAGAATAGAAGTAAAAAAGAGTATATAAAAGATCTTTATTCAAACGATTTATCTCAGTGTGAGAAGATAATCTCGATTGTAGAGAATATTGATGCATTAAAGGAAGTAATTAGCATTTTGAATGAATATAAAGATCAGAAAAAGCTAAATAATAATGGTATTATACGAATGATCGAATTTTATTTTTGGGAACATGCCTTTATCATTTATGAGATGTATAGAGTCCTTAAAAAAGGGGGGGTTATTTACTATGTTAATGATAACGTGAGATATGCTGGCGAAGTAATTCCAGTTGATTTAATTCTATCAGAAATAGCTTCCCAAATAGGTTTTGAGGTTATGAACATATACACTTTAAAGTCAAGAAAGGGAAACAGTAGCCAACAAATGGGAATGTATGGAAAGGAAACTTTGCGAAAGTGTATATATAAATGGAAAAAGTAA
- a CDS encoding SDR family oxidoreductase encodes MSKDQKRILITGAAGFLGSHLCDRFVKEDYHVIGMDNLITGSVKNIEHLFPLDNFDFYFHDVTKFVHVPGNLDYILHFASPASPIDYLKIPIQTLKVGSLGTHHLLGLAKEKKSRFLIASTSEIYGDPLVHPQSESYWGNVNPIGPRGVYDEAKRFMEAITMAYHTYHGLDIRIARIFNTYGSRMRLDDGRALPAFFSQAIKGEDITVFGDGMQTRSFCYVDDMIEGIYKLLMSDYIYPVNLGNPAEITVKQAAEEIIELTGSGSKIIYKDLPVDDPQQRQPDITKAKEILGWEPKVSRSEGLKLTLEYFKKELGV; translated from the coding sequence GTGTCAAAAGACCAAAAGCGGATACTCATTACCGGCGCGGCGGGATTCCTGGGGTCTCACCTGTGCGATAGGTTCGTAAAAGAGGATTATCACGTCATTGGCATGGATAACCTCATTACGGGAAGTGTAAAAAACATCGAACATCTTTTCCCGCTGGATAATTTCGATTTCTACTTCCATGATGTTACTAAGTTCGTGCATGTGCCCGGTAACCTGGATTACATACTCCACTTCGCCTCCCCCGCCAGTCCGATAGATTACCTAAAGATACCGATACAGACTCTAAAAGTGGGCTCGCTTGGTACACATCACCTTCTCGGCCTTGCTAAAGAAAAGAAGTCGCGCTTTCTCATAGCATCGACTTCGGAAATATACGGCGACCCTCTAGTACACCCGCAAAGCGAATCGTACTGGGGCAACGTAAACCCTATAGGACCCAGAGGTGTATATGATGAAGCGAAGAGGTTTATGGAAGCGATCACAATGGCATATCACACTTACCACGGTCTTGATATCAGGATAGCAAGAATATTCAACACATACGGATCCAGGATGAGACTCGATGACGGCCGTGCACTCCCGGCTTTCTTTTCACAGGCTATCAAAGGCGAAGACATTACGGTGTTTGGTGATGGAATGCAGACACGCTCATTTTGCTATGTGGACGATATGATCGAAGGAATATATAAGCTCCTGATGAGTGACTACATTTACCCGGTTAATCTTGGTAACCCTGCCGAAATAACCGTTAAGCAGGCTGCCGAAGAGATCATTGAGCTGACCGGTTCGGGCAGTAAAATAATATATAAAGATTTACCTGTAGATGACCCTCAACAGCGTCAGCCTGATATTACAAAAGCAAAAGAGATACTTGGCTGGGAGCCGAAAGTCTCCCGTAGTGAGGGATTAAAATTAACTCTGGAGTATTTTAAGAAAGAATTGGGTGTGTAA
- a CDS encoding RluA family pseudouridine synthase: MNSRNLIIRLLERNYKLSVPEIHEKIRIDKYISRFIEKASRTKVQKAINLGNVTVNGDLVKANYIVKPFDEIDIDLPASEKMDVVPEDIPLDIVFEDEYLLVVNKPAGMITHPAYKNYSGTLVNAVMFHAQKQKDSLSNLNGFERAGIVHRIDKDTSGLLVIAKDEDTHRKLSEQFYVHSIEREYNAIVWGIPKEKKGTITGKIGRDPRNRLRMAVIPDDEEGGRHAVTHYEVLEQFEFLSLVKLNLETGRTHQIRVHLAKIGCPIIGDETYGGISPKSVRLTTKMKATAKNLLELIPRQALHAKILGFTHPHTGERMVFEAPLPDDMSAVLDRVREIDRARKLN, from the coding sequence ATTAATTCGCGTAATCTTATAATAAGGCTATTGGAAAGGAATTATAAATTATCCGTACCGGAGATCCACGAAAAGATCCGAATCGACAAGTATATTTCCCGGTTTATAGAAAAAGCCTCCCGGACGAAGGTCCAAAAGGCAATAAATTTGGGAAATGTCACTGTTAATGGGGATCTCGTAAAGGCTAACTATATCGTAAAGCCGTTCGATGAGATAGATATCGATCTGCCTGCTTCAGAAAAAATGGATGTGGTCCCGGAAGATATCCCTCTGGATATAGTGTTTGAGGATGAGTATCTGCTCGTAGTGAATAAACCAGCTGGAATGATCACACATCCGGCTTATAAGAATTATTCCGGTACGCTGGTAAATGCTGTTATGTTTCATGCGCAGAAGCAAAAGGATTCGCTGTCCAATCTCAATGGCTTCGAGAGAGCGGGTATAGTTCATAGGATCGATAAGGATACATCAGGTCTACTGGTGATTGCTAAAGACGAGGACACGCACAGGAAACTCTCCGAGCAATTCTATGTGCACTCTATAGAAAGAGAATATAATGCAATAGTGTGGGGGATACCCAAGGAAAAAAAAGGTACTATAACAGGTAAGATAGGACGCGACCCACGCAACCGTCTTCGAATGGCTGTAATACCTGATGATGAAGAGGGGGGACGCCATGCAGTTACACATTATGAAGTGCTGGAGCAGTTCGAATTCCTTTCACTAGTGAAACTCAACCTGGAAACGGGACGCACACACCAGATCAGAGTTCATCTGGCAAAAATAGGATGTCCTATAATAGGAGACGAAACTTACGGCGGTATCAGTCCGAAGTCAGTACGGCTTACTACGAAGATGAAAGCAACCGCAAAGAACCTGCTCGAGCTTATTCCGCGACAGGCGCTCCACGCGAAAATACTGGGCTTTACTCATCCACATACGGGAGAAAGAATGGTGTTCGAGGCTCCACTCCCGGATGATATGAGCGCAGTATTGGACAGAGTACGCGAGATAGACCGGGCGAGAAAATTAAATTGA
- a CDS encoding isoprenylcysteine carboxylmethyltransferase family protein: protein MSFKSIVIVVIQMVCSLYLIRAGGIFPHGVVSLVLIGAGFLLGLWAMLEFRFKFNIFPELLKNPKLITSGPYRFVRHPIYTGVLLITLGFVINFFTLINVLVWMVLLATLLIKIRFEEKILIGRFGDYAEYKRKTKALIPFLL, encoded by the coding sequence ATGTCTTTCAAATCAATCGTAATAGTAGTTATTCAAATGGTATGCTCCTTGTACTTGATCCGGGCAGGCGGGATATTCCCCCATGGGGTGGTGTCATTGGTTCTGATTGGAGCAGGTTTCCTTCTAGGTTTGTGGGCAATGCTCGAATTCCGGTTCAAGTTTAATATCTTCCCCGAATTACTCAAAAATCCAAAGCTCATAACGTCGGGACCGTATCGATTCGTAAGACACCCTATTTACACCGGAGTCCTTCTAATAACTTTGGGATTTGTTATCAACTTCTTTACTCTGATCAATGTACTTGTATGGATGGTTCTTTTAGCAACACTCCTGATAAAGATTAGATTTGAAGAAAAGATATTAATCGGTAGGTTTGGTGATTATGCGGAATACAAACGAAAAACCAAAGCATTGATTCCCTTCTTATTATAA
- a CDS encoding T9SS type A sorting domain-containing protein, with the protein MKKILTLFLLLGLVVSGYSQDKRQFQVSKAIENGTFVLNGPVVYGNEIRGTYPNGTVIPGTDSYFDYVTNGQNCANMWANGDTMIVAYFGADMSDPTGTTSRVAYYIVSYDKGATWGTPLALTTLPRRSAYPFLVPYIGTLGRSIGFSGRLYTPPGPGSTAGGAYTDAFFGLGSITSVNNPNSNRDYFTASIGGELMGGIAAIAGSVSDTLNFWKFDMSTNTFTATAPVVVEGVDPIDVSSRWQFASTPSGSHMSAMWWMSLAGSEQDYYKSSTDGGATWSSATSFMPWGTILGGDSVETYLSMDIEYKPGTNDVYAVFPTLAPGSFLTTTGSKIVISSPALNSGNAVVIADRNNLGSILNDDSINTIVDLQVGVVGVSHPTIGWNDAGTMICLFSGYQPNDTMDLFNFNDIYYSLSYNGGMTWSDPVNLTNTDDWDELYPTVAPSGNTNEFFVHYQATRGPGSQSFSDGAPTYVVHQIFDIIPTSGIQNISSEIPDGFSLKQNYPNPFNPSTSIQFNISTSSLVSLKVYDITGREVATLVNNQKLSAGSFQYDFNASNLASGMYFYTLTAGDFKETKKMALIK; encoded by the coding sequence ATGAAGAAAATTTTAACTTTATTTCTTCTCTTGGGATTAGTCGTGTCTGGTTATTCACAGGACAAAAGACAATTCCAGGTAAGCAAAGCTATTGAGAACGGCACGTTTGTTTTGAACGGACCGGTTGTATATGGCAATGAAATAAGAGGTACATATCCAAATGGCACGGTTATTCCTGGTACAGATAGTTATTTCGATTATGTAACAAATGGACAAAACTGTGCAAACATGTGGGCGAACGGTGACACTATGATCGTTGCATATTTTGGTGCAGATATGAGTGACCCGACAGGTACCACGTCCAGGGTTGCATATTATATTGTGAGTTATGATAAAGGTGCTACGTGGGGTACACCACTCGCGTTGACAACACTCCCACGTAGAAGTGCTTATCCGTTCCTTGTTCCTTACATTGGAACTTTAGGCAGAAGTATCGGATTCTCTGGAAGGCTTTACACTCCTCCTGGGCCAGGCTCAACTGCTGGCGGTGCATACACTGATGCATTCTTCGGATTAGGATCGATAACATCTGTGAATAACCCTAATAGCAATAGGGATTACTTCACTGCTTCTATCGGCGGTGAACTTATGGGCGGAATTGCCGCGATTGCTGGATCAGTATCTGATACCCTAAACTTTTGGAAGTTTGACATGTCAACCAACACTTTTACCGCAACTGCTCCGGTAGTTGTAGAAGGTGTTGACCCAATAGATGTTAGCTCAAGATGGCAATTTGCTTCGACTCCTAGTGGAAGCCATATGTCCGCAATGTGGTGGATGTCACTTGCAGGTTCTGAGCAAGATTACTATAAGTCATCTACAGATGGTGGTGCAACATGGAGTTCAGCAACATCTTTCATGCCATGGGGAACAATACTTGGAGGAGATAGTGTTGAGACATATCTCTCTATGGATATCGAATACAAGCCGGGAACAAATGATGTTTATGCAGTATTCCCTACACTTGCGCCGGGAAGTTTCTTAACTACAACAGGTTCAAAGATTGTAATCTCTTCACCTGCTCTTAATAGTGGTAACGCTGTGGTGATTGCTGATAGAAATAACCTCGGAAGCATCTTAAATGACGATAGTATTAATACGATCGTTGATCTTCAAGTCGGCGTAGTCGGAGTATCTCACCCAACAATCGGATGGAACGATGCGGGGACGATGATCTGCTTATTCTCCGGTTATCAGCCAAATGATACAATGGACTTATTCAATTTCAACGATATTTACTATTCATTGTCATATAACGGTGGTATGACCTGGTCAGATCCGGTAAATCTAACTAATACCGACGACTGGGATGAGCTCTACCCCACAGTTGCACCTAGCGGAAACACAAATGAATTCTTTGTACACTACCAGGCTACAAGAGGACCTGGAAGCCAGAGCTTCAGTGATGGTGCTCCTACATATGTGGTACACCAGATTTTTGACATTATCCCAACATCAGGAATTCAGAACATTTCATCTGAAATTCCAGACGGATTTTCATTAAAGCAAAACTACCCGAATCCGTTCAACCCATCAACCTCGATCCAGTTTAATATTTCTACATCATCACTGGTATCACTAAAGGTTTATGATATAACAGGACGCGAAGTAGCTACATTAGTAAACAATCAAAAGCTTTCAGCAGGATCATTCCAATATGACTTCAATGCATCTAATCTTGCAAGCGGAATGTACTTCTATACACTGACAGCCGGAGATTTCAAAGAAACAAAGAAAATGGCGCTTATTAAATAA
- a CDS encoding nucleotidyltransferase domain-containing protein, producing MTEEVKEKFGLSEEYISSIKNILFRHPNIERVIIFGSRAKGNFRPGSDIDLALVGKDLSASDIIDLNIELDKIWCGYKVDLLIYDKITEQALKEHINRVGKEF from the coding sequence ATGACTGAAGAAGTAAAAGAAAAATTTGGTTTAAGCGAAGAATATATTTCCAGCATTAAAAATATACTCTTTAGGCATCCTAATATTGAAAGGGTTATCATTTTTGGTTCACGCGCCAAGGGAAATTTTAGACCAGGATCTGATATCGACCTTGCGTTGGTTGGAAAAGACCTCAGTGCGTCGGATATCATCGATCTGAATATTGAACTTGATAAGATTTGGTGCGGGTACAAAGTTGATCTCCTCATTTATGATAAGATAACGGAACAAGCCCTGAAAGAACACATTAACCGTGTAGGAAAGGAATTCTAG